From one Lycium ferocissimum isolate CSIRO_LF1 chromosome 5, AGI_CSIRO_Lferr_CH_V1, whole genome shotgun sequence genomic stretch:
- the LOC132058400 gene encoding protein DETOXIFICATION 53 produces MQVSGELLLLGKIACPVALTTLLLFSKNIISMLFLGHMGKTELAGGSLAIGFANVTGFSVMKGLCMGMEPICSQAYGAKRWSVLTQTYIKMFLLLLAVTVPITFLWLNVEPVFLRLGQDRVITKVAKGYLIFSIPELLASAHLNPLRAFLRTQCINTPATLVATCATVLHLPITYLLVTYLNLNVKGIALASVLYSLNMNIGLLLYLVMSKVAIKPWAGASIISTLQGWRPLLSLALPSLFSVCLEWWWYEIVLFLSGLLNNPDSCVAAMGILIQTTGTIYVFPFSLSLSISQRVGNELGAGNPDRAKLAALIGIFMALAFGFTAFGVTIGMKSVWGKLYTNEPQILALISAALPILGLAEIGNAPQTAACGVLTGSARPTMGVRINLAAFYLVGLPCACVFAFKLKIGFRGLWLGLVAAQFSCLCMMVYTLMQTDWKLQARRAEELTNASSDKDDVGTNLVP; encoded by the coding sequence ATGCAGGTGAGTGGAGAACTACTTTTACTTGGAAAAATTGCATGTCCAGTTGCCTTAACAACATTACTTTTGTTTTCAAAGAACATTATATCTATGCTTTTCTTGGGCCATATGGGTAAGACAGAATTAGCTGGAGGCTCACTAGCAATTGGGTTTGCAAATGTAACAGGCTTTTCTGTAATGAAAGGGCTTTGTATGGGTATGGAGCCCATTTGTTCCCAAGCTTATGGTGCCAAAAGATGGTCAGTTCTCACCCAAACATACATCAAAATGTTTTTGCTTCTCTTAGCTGTTACAGTTCCAATCACTTTTCTATGGCTAAATGTGGAACCCGTTTTCCTTAGACTAGGCCAAGATCGAGTAATTACTAAAGTTGCTAAAGGTTACTTAATTTTCTCCATTCCAGAGTTACTTGCTAGCGCTCATTTGAATCCTCTGAGAGCCTTTTTAAGGACACAATGCATAAATACACCGGCTACTTTAGTAGCTACATGTGCAACAGTTTTGCACCTTCCAATAACCTATCTTCTTGTAACATACCTTAATTTGAATGTCAAAGGTATTGCCTTGGCCTCAGTTTTGTACTCACTCAACATGAATATTGGTTTACTGCTTTACTTGGTTATGTCCAAAGTGGCAATTAAACCATGGGCTGGTGCTTCAATTATCTCAACATTACAAGGGTGGCGTCCACTGCTGAGTTTAGCTTTGCCAAGCCTATTTTCCGTATGCTTGGAATGGTGGTGGTATGAGATTGTTCTATTCTTGAGTGGCTTATTAAACAACCCTGATTCTTGTGTAGCAGCTATGGGAATATTGATACAAACAACAGGGACAATTTATGTCTTCCCATTTTCACTAAGCTTGAGTATATCCCAACGTGTTGGTAATGAATTAGGGGCTGGTAACCCGGACCGTGCTAAATTAGCAGCCCTTATCGGTATCTTCATGGCACTGGCTTTTGGATTCACTGCATTCGGTGTGACCATAGGGATGAAATCAGTATGGGGGAAATTGTACACGAATGAGCCACAAATACTTGCATTAATATCAGCAGCACTTCCGATCCTTGGATTAGCCGAGATCGGAAACGCTCCTCAAACAGCAGCATGTGGTGTGCTAACTGGTTCTGCAAGACCAACCATGGGTGTAAGGATAAATTTAGCAGCATTTTACCTAGTTGGATTACCATGTGCTTGTGTATTTGCTTTCAAACTCAAAATTGGCTTTAGGGGATTATGGTTAGGCCTAGTGGCAGCTCAATTTTCTTGTCTATGCATGATGGTGTATACATTAATGCAAACAGATTGGAAACTTCAGGCTAGAAGGGCAGAAGAGCTGACTAATGCATCTTCAGACAAGGATGATGTTGGAACCAATCTAGTACCTTAA